The following coding sequences are from one Mycolicibacterium aichiense window:
- a CDS encoding purine-cytosine permease family protein — MPSHVGDMAVETHGIAPIPPGNRYGGARRLFTVWFAPQVNMTVVFTGTLAVVLGLGFWLGLLAMVIGTVIGSLAVAYLSTWGPRTGTAQLPNARMAFGGTVGVVAVIQWLSSIAWDGLVGLFGGEALAELLGMPFWLAVVIVLAAQGAVGVFGYEVIHRVQAVMTVVLIVTFAVFAWKLISGHQVISLPTLGGADLAGAFALEVTIALSLAISWASYASDYSRYLPVTTSRTAVFGYTFGGLAVAYIAVQAIGVAAAGTLTDQTAQGVRDIMGGGVLGAVALLVIALGSVASNAMNDYSGSLALQTVGVRVRRPVSAVVVVLIAFALIMWLHSGDLASRFQGVLLFVSYWIPAFVAIVAIDWRFRSAGRDAVNPADEVTPRRDAVVALAAFFVAFAAAIPFMHTNLIVGPVATALHGADLAYFVNFLVAGAVYGGYRLIWGRAKRRGVMASRSS; from the coding sequence ATGCCGTCGCACGTCGGCGACATGGCAGTCGAAACCCACGGGATCGCCCCGATCCCGCCGGGCAACCGGTACGGCGGCGCGCGCCGGCTGTTCACCGTCTGGTTCGCCCCCCAGGTGAACATGACAGTGGTGTTCACCGGCACGCTGGCCGTGGTGCTCGGGCTGGGCTTCTGGCTGGGCCTGCTGGCGATGGTGATCGGCACGGTGATCGGTTCGCTGGCCGTGGCTTATCTGTCCACCTGGGGACCACGCACCGGTACCGCGCAACTTCCCAACGCGCGCATGGCATTTGGCGGCACCGTGGGCGTGGTGGCGGTGATCCAGTGGCTGTCGTCGATCGCCTGGGACGGCCTGGTCGGATTGTTCGGCGGCGAGGCACTGGCCGAACTGCTGGGCATGCCGTTCTGGCTGGCGGTGGTGATCGTGCTGGCGGCCCAGGGTGCGGTCGGCGTCTTCGGCTACGAGGTCATCCACCGGGTGCAGGCGGTGATGACGGTCGTGCTGATCGTCACGTTCGCGGTGTTCGCGTGGAAACTGATCAGCGGTCATCAGGTGATCTCACTGCCGACTCTGGGCGGCGCCGACCTGGCCGGGGCGTTCGCGCTGGAGGTCACGATCGCGCTGAGCCTGGCGATCTCGTGGGCCAGCTACGCCTCGGACTACAGCCGGTATCTGCCCGTCACCACCTCCCGCACGGCGGTGTTCGGCTACACCTTCGGCGGACTGGCGGTGGCCTACATCGCCGTGCAGGCGATCGGGGTGGCCGCGGCAGGCACGCTCACCGATCAGACTGCGCAGGGCGTGCGCGACATCATGGGCGGCGGTGTGCTGGGCGCGGTGGCGCTGCTGGTGATCGCGCTGGGGTCGGTGGCCTCCAATGCGATGAACGACTACAGCGGTTCACTGGCGCTACAGACCGTCGGGGTGCGGGTGCGGCGGCCGGTGTCGGCGGTCGTGGTGGTGTTGATCGCGTTCGCGCTCATCATGTGGCTGCACTCCGGCGACCTGGCATCGCGCTTTCAGGGTGTGCTGCTGTTCGTCAGCTACTGGATTCCGGCATTCGTGGCGATCGTGGCGATCGACTGGCGGTTCCGCAGCGCGGGCCGTGATGCGGTGAACCCGGCCGACGAGGTCACGCCCCGCCGCGACGCCGTCGTGGCGCTGGCGGCGTTCTTCGTGGCGTTCGCCGCGGCGATCCCGTTCATGCACACGAACCTGATCGTCGGCCCGGTGGCGACCGCCCTGCACGGCGCTGATCTGGCGTACTTCGTGAATTTCCTTGTCGCAGGGGCGGTTTACGGCGGCTATCGGCTGATTTGGGGGCGAGCGAAGCGACGGGGAGTGATGGCGTCGCGCAGCTCCTAG
- a CDS encoding YhgE/Pip domain-containing protein, producing the protein MLAGMSLGTDLKRYSRGVLPRIALITIILMPLLYGAMYLWAFWNPFAAVNKVPAALVNEDRGAQAQGKPLRAGDQVAKALKESGQLQLHETSAADAARGLADGTYYFTITIPTDFSADIASPSGNEPTPASLKFTFNDANNYLGSIIGQNAAREVINQVNSSVGEQTVGTVLTGLTDAGAGLKAAADGADRLASGLDTADAGAHQLAAGSTTLATSMATARDGAAQLATGTKQLNAAVTTATDPLVHVLERVDGLGLDPAEVGAVAEHLSGAVRSTSDRIAALNIDQRQAAALVDQAVATLSNNPDPTVRDVGTVLAGAQRLLRAQGIDPATDDGLARLRDSAAQLENELGDPTSKLRTFLTAAVDGSLRADVLKLRGGVQQLDSGTQRLSAGLVALTDGSRQLAAGAQRLADGTGQLRAGSQELAGKLREGSTQVPSWTPQQRQVVAKTVAAPVNLDMETHNPAATFGTGFAPFFLPLALFIGALIIWMLLTPLQSRPIINGLGALRVVLASYWPALLVAVSQVLVMYVVVHYGVGLKARYPLATVAFLILVIAAFLGIIQAFNAVFGVAVGRVVTLAFLMLQLVSAGGIYPVETTAKPFQVIHPADPMTYAVNGLRQLINGGIDHRLWIAVAVLSGVLAASLTATSWAARRNRQYTMERLHPPIEV; encoded by the coding sequence ATGCTCGCCGGAATGTCACTGGGCACCGACCTCAAGCGATACTCCCGGGGCGTCCTACCCCGCATCGCCCTGATCACCATCATCCTGATGCCACTGCTGTACGGCGCGATGTACCTGTGGGCGTTCTGGAATCCGTTCGCCGCGGTCAACAAGGTTCCCGCCGCCCTGGTCAACGAGGATCGTGGCGCGCAGGCTCAGGGCAAGCCCCTGCGGGCCGGGGATCAAGTTGCCAAGGCGCTCAAAGAATCCGGCCAGCTGCAGCTGCACGAGACGTCGGCGGCCGACGCCGCCCGCGGGCTCGCCGACGGCACCTACTACTTCACGATCACGATCCCGACCGATTTCAGCGCGGACATCGCCTCACCCTCGGGCAATGAGCCCACCCCGGCCAGCCTGAAGTTCACCTTCAACGACGCCAACAACTACCTCGGCTCCATCATCGGCCAGAACGCCGCGCGGGAGGTCATCAATCAGGTCAATTCCAGTGTCGGCGAGCAGACCGTCGGCACCGTGCTGACCGGGCTCACCGACGCCGGCGCCGGCCTCAAGGCCGCAGCCGACGGCGCCGACCGACTGGCGTCCGGGCTGGACACCGCCGACGCGGGAGCCCATCAACTCGCCGCAGGCTCGACCACCCTGGCCACCAGCATGGCCACCGCCCGTGACGGTGCAGCCCAACTGGCCACCGGCACAAAGCAATTGAACGCAGCGGTCACCACCGCAACTGATCCGTTGGTGCACGTGCTGGAGCGGGTCGACGGGTTGGGGCTGGATCCGGCCGAGGTCGGTGCGGTCGCCGAGCACCTCAGCGGGGCGGTGCGATCGACCTCCGACCGGATAGCGGCACTGAACATCGACCAGAGGCAGGCCGCAGCACTGGTCGACCAGGCGGTGGCCACGCTGTCGAACAACCCGGACCCCACGGTGCGCGACGTCGGCACAGTCCTCGCCGGCGCCCAGCGACTGCTGCGGGCCCAGGGCATCGATCCCGCGACCGACGACGGGCTCGCCCGGCTGCGCGACAGCGCAGCCCAGCTCGAAAACGAGTTGGGCGACCCCACCAGCAAGTTGCGGACCTTCCTCACCGCGGCGGTCGACGGAAGCCTGCGCGCCGATGTGCTGAAGCTGCGCGGCGGTGTCCAACAGCTCGATTCCGGCACGCAGCGGCTCAGCGCGGGGCTGGTGGCGCTGACCGACGGCAGCCGTCAACTGGCGGCGGGCGCCCAGCGGCTGGCCGACGGCACCGGGCAGTTGCGCGCCGGCAGCCAGGAGCTGGCCGGAAAGCTACGCGAAGGCTCGACGCAGGTTCCGTCGTGGACGCCGCAACAGCGCCAGGTGGTCGCCAAAACCGTTGCCGCACCGGTGAATCTGGACATGGAGACACACAACCCGGCGGCCACCTTCGGCACCGGGTTCGCCCCGTTCTTCCTGCCGCTTGCGCTGTTCATCGGGGCGCTCATCATCTGGATGCTTCTGACACCGTTGCAGTCCCGGCCGATCATCAACGGGCTCGGCGCGCTGCGCGTGGTCCTGGCGTCGTACTGGCCTGCCCTTCTCGTCGCGGTGAGCCAGGTGTTGGTCATGTACGTCGTGGTGCACTACGGCGTCGGGCTCAAGGCCCGCTATCCGCTGGCGACGGTGGCGTTCCTGATCCTGGTCATCGCCGCGTTCCTCGGCATCATCCAGGCGTTCAACGCGGTGTTCGGCGTGGCGGTCGGGCGCGTGGTCACGCTGGCGTTCCTGATGCTGCAGCTGGTGTCGGCCGGTGGGATCTATCCGGTGGAGACCACCGCCAAACCCTTCCAGGTGATTCACCCGGCAGACCCGATGACCTACGCCGTCAACGGTTTACGCCAACTCATCAACGGTGGGATAGACCACCGATTGTGGATCGCGGTGGCGGTACTGTCCGGCGTCCTCGCCGCATCACTGACGGCCACCTCGTGGGCTGCCCGGCGAAACCGCCAATACACGATGGAGCGGCTGCACCCACCCATCGAGGTGTGA
- a CDS encoding ATP-binding cassette domain-containing protein has translation MPDSPSDDSGPPAVIARGIKVRGPWGPVYGPVDLEVPAGGVNVLVCPAGSGRTALLMTIAGRMAPQSGELTVFGADDARSIFAKSALAGIDEIDTVPESVTVRDLITEQMRWDAPWFRLVRRADPAELTTVCAPVFGPLPLPPLDEYFEELSELDRLLLRIALANTKRPPLLVVGNLDFVTSDLNRDLLIERLIDLGREQTIVTATVNGVAGHDVRSQIPVANADRAELSESQKGTG, from the coding sequence TTGCCCGACAGCCCCAGTGACGACTCCGGTCCACCCGCTGTCATCGCCCGAGGAATCAAGGTGCGCGGCCCGTGGGGTCCGGTCTATGGTCCTGTCGACCTCGAGGTGCCGGCCGGCGGCGTCAACGTCCTGGTGTGTCCGGCCGGCTCGGGACGCACGGCGCTGCTGATGACGATCGCCGGACGGATGGCACCCCAGTCCGGCGAGCTGACCGTCTTCGGCGCCGACGACGCCCGCAGCATCTTCGCCAAGTCGGCCCTGGCGGGTATCGACGAGATCGACACCGTTCCCGAGTCGGTCACCGTCCGCGATCTGATCACTGAACAAATGCGTTGGGACGCACCGTGGTTCCGCCTCGTGCGCAGGGCCGACCCGGCGGAGCTGACGACCGTCTGCGCGCCGGTGTTCGGCCCGCTTCCACTGCCTCCCCTCGACGAATACTTCGAAGAGCTCTCCGAGCTCGACCGCCTGCTGCTTCGTATTGCGCTGGCCAACACCAAGCGCCCCCCGCTGCTGGTCGTCGGCAACCTCGATTTCGTCACCAGCGACCTCAACCGGGACCTGCTCATCGAGCGGCTGATCGATCTGGGCCGCGAACAGACGATCGTCACCGCGACGGTCAACGGGGTCGCCGGCCACGACGTGCGGTCACAGATCCCGGTCGCCAACGCCGACCGCGCCGAATTGTCGGAATCCCAGAAAGGGACGGGTTGA
- a CDS encoding VOC family protein, producing the protein MSAPDRPSRQDIADAVTGLGWRLVLGAIYAEVAVSSLADAGEVAALVLAAVGADGQGHVSIDIRADRVVIRLQSAVSGTVTNADIALAEAISSALSERSLHLSPGFVQAFEIAIDALDISAVRPFWQAVTGYVDEVGPSDLTDGLVDPAGRGPAIWFQQMDAPRPQRNRIHLDIDVPHDVASSRVAAALAAGGTLLSDRRAPAFWVLADPEGNEACICTWQGRD; encoded by the coding sequence GTGAGTGCGCCGGACCGGCCGAGCCGCCAGGACATCGCTGACGCGGTCACCGGCCTGGGCTGGCGGCTGGTGCTCGGTGCGATCTACGCCGAGGTGGCGGTGTCGTCGCTGGCCGACGCCGGTGAGGTGGCCGCTCTGGTGCTGGCCGCCGTCGGCGCGGACGGCCAGGGTCACGTGAGCATCGACATTCGGGCCGATCGAGTGGTGATTCGGCTGCAGTCTGCGGTCTCCGGGACGGTCACGAATGCGGATATCGCTCTGGCAGAAGCAATTTCATCGGCACTATCGGAGCGAAGCCTGCACCTTTCGCCGGGCTTCGTGCAGGCATTCGAGATCGCCATCGATGCGCTGGACATCAGCGCGGTCCGGCCGTTCTGGCAGGCGGTCACCGGTTACGTCGACGAGGTCGGGCCATCGGATCTGACCGACGGTCTGGTCGACCCGGCCGGGCGCGGTCCGGCGATCTGGTTTCAGCAGATGGATGCGCCGCGGCCACAGCGCAACCGCATCCACCTCGACATCGACGTGCCGCACGACGTGGCATCGTCGCGCGTCGCCGCGGCGCTCGCCGCTGGCGGGACGCTGCTGTCCGATCGCCGCGCGCCCGCGTTCTGGGTGCTGGCCGATCCGGAGGGCAACGAAGCCTGCATCTGCACCTGGCAGGGACGCGACTGA
- a CDS encoding proline--tRNA ligase translates to MITRMSELFLRTLRDDPADAEVPSHKLLIRAGYVRPVAPGLYTWLPLGLRVLRKIEKIVREEMVAIGGQEILFPALLPKAPYETTNRWTEYGDGVFRLKDRRGNDYMLGPTHEEFFTLTVKGEYSSYKDFPLLMFQIQTKYRDEARPRAGILRGREFIMKDSYSFDVDDAGLKTAYHAHREAYQNMFKRMAIRYVIVSAVSGAMGGSASEEFLAESEIGEDTFVRCVESGYAANVEAVVTAVPEARPAEEVAGLPPATVHDTGDTPTIATLVEWANSAGLGREITAADTLKNVLLKTRVPGGEWELLAIGVPGDREVDDKRLGAALEPAEYALLDDADFARYPFLKKGYIGPKGLLANGVRYLVDPRVVDGTAWITGADETGKHVVGLVAGRDFVADGTIEAAEVRDGDLSPDGAGPLVSARGIEIGHIFQLGRKYTDAFAADVLGEDGKPVRLTMGSYGVGVSRLVAVIAEQQHDELGLRWPASVSPFDVHVVIANKDAQARAGAQELARDLDRLGLEVLLDDRTASPGVKFKDAELLGVPWIVVVGRGWADGVVELRNRFTGEKREIAADGAVADIAAALTP, encoded by the coding sequence GTGATCACCCGCATGTCCGAGCTGTTCTTGCGCACTCTGCGCGACGATCCAGCCGACGCCGAAGTGCCCAGCCACAAACTGTTGATCCGCGCCGGGTACGTCCGGCCGGTGGCGCCGGGGCTCTACACCTGGCTGCCGCTGGGCCTGCGGGTGCTGCGCAAGATCGAGAAGATCGTGCGCGAGGAAATGGTCGCGATCGGCGGCCAGGAGATCCTGTTCCCGGCGCTGCTGCCGAAGGCGCCCTACGAGACCACCAACCGCTGGACCGAGTACGGCGACGGGGTGTTTCGGCTCAAGGACCGCCGCGGCAACGACTACATGCTGGGACCCACCCACGAGGAGTTCTTCACTCTGACGGTGAAGGGGGAGTACAGCTCCTACAAGGACTTCCCGCTGCTGATGTTCCAGATCCAGACCAAGTACCGCGACGAGGCCCGGCCGCGGGCCGGGATCCTGCGCGGGCGCGAGTTCATCATGAAGGACTCCTACTCGTTCGACGTCGACGACGCCGGCCTCAAGACCGCGTACCACGCGCACCGCGAGGCTTACCAGAACATGTTCAAGCGCATGGCAATTCGCTATGTGATCGTCTCGGCGGTGTCCGGCGCGATGGGCGGTTCGGCCTCGGAGGAATTCCTGGCCGAAAGCGAGATCGGCGAGGACACCTTCGTGCGGTGCGTGGAATCCGGGTACGCGGCCAACGTCGAGGCAGTGGTCACCGCGGTGCCGGAGGCAAGGCCGGCTGAGGAGGTGGCCGGGCTTCCGCCTGCCACCGTGCATGACACCGGCGACACCCCGACCATCGCCACCCTGGTGGAATGGGCGAACTCCGCCGGCCTGGGCCGGGAGATCACTGCCGCTGACACTTTGAAGAACGTGCTGCTCAAGACGCGCGTGCCCGGCGGGGAGTGGGAACTGCTGGCCATCGGGGTGCCCGGTGACCGGGAGGTCGACGACAAACGCCTCGGTGCCGCCTTGGAGCCCGCCGAGTATGCGCTGCTCGACGACGCCGACTTCGCCAGGTACCCGTTCCTGAAGAAGGGATATATCGGCCCGAAAGGCTTGCTGGCCAACGGGGTTCGCTATCTGGTGGATCCGCGGGTGGTGGACGGGACGGCCTGGATCACCGGCGCAGACGAAACCGGAAAGCACGTCGTCGGCTTGGTCGCGGGCCGGGATTTCGTCGCCGACGGCACCATCGAGGCCGCCGAGGTGCGCGACGGCGACCTGTCGCCCGACGGCGCCGGACCATTGGTGTCGGCGCGCGGCATCGAGATCGGTCACATCTTCCAGTTGGGCCGCAAGTACACCGACGCCTTCGCCGCGGACGTCCTCGGCGAGGACGGCAAGCCGGTGCGGCTCACGATGGGTTCCTACGGAGTCGGGGTGTCCCGGCTGGTCGCGGTGATCGCCGAGCAACAGCACGACGAGCTCGGACTGCGCTGGCCGGCGTCGGTGTCACCGTTCGACGTGCACGTGGTGATCGCCAACAAGGACGCGCAGGCCCGCGCCGGGGCGCAGGAGCTGGCCCGCGACCTGGACCGGCTCGGCCTGGAGGTTCTGCTCGACGACCGTACGGCCTCGCCGGGGGTGAAGTTCAAGGACGCCGAGTTGCTCGGTGTGCCGTGGATCGTCGTGGTCGGGCGTGGCTGGGCCGACGGGGTGGTCGAGCTGCGTAACCGGTTCACCGGGGAGAAGCGCGAGATCGCGGCCGACGGTGCCGTCGCCGACATCGCGGCCGCACTCACCCCCTAG
- a CDS encoding ferritin-like domain-containing protein, whose product MTSPTSPTPSTTANPDRPSDAAAAALFDAVATEHAAIYGYGIVSAHSSPDENDLVSEAMAQHRERREAAIAMLTGRSAKAPVPAAGYQLPMAVNTPTDAGNLAIRMEDDCATAWRAVIEQAATDQDRAFGVSALTETAVLTARWKQVLGIRPLTEPFPGGTES is encoded by the coding sequence ATGACCTCACCGACATCTCCGACTCCGTCGACCACGGCAAATCCCGACCGGCCGTCTGATGCGGCTGCGGCGGCGCTGTTCGACGCGGTGGCTACCGAGCACGCGGCGATCTACGGGTACGGCATCGTCTCGGCCCACAGCTCTCCGGACGAGAACGACCTGGTTTCCGAAGCGATGGCCCAGCACCGCGAGCGACGCGAAGCGGCCATCGCGATGCTGACCGGCCGGTCGGCCAAGGCACCGGTGCCCGCCGCCGGATATCAGCTGCCGATGGCGGTGAACACCCCGACCGACGCGGGCAACCTCGCGATCCGCATGGAGGATGACTGCGCGACGGCCTGGCGTGCGGTGATCGAACAGGCGGCGACCGACCAGGACCGCGCCTTCGGGGTCAGCGCGCTGACCGAGACGGCGGTCCTGACGGCACGCTGGAAGCAGGTGCTGGGGATCCGGCCGCTGACCGAGCCGTTCCCCGGCGGCACCGAGTCCTAG
- the rimP gene encoding ribosome maturation factor RimP has product MAGRSTGLPTQKQVIELLDGEFVRAGYEIEDVVIDTRPQPPRITVIADGDKPLDLDTVAALSRSASALLDDLISGEDAYVLEVTSPGVDRPLTAEKHFRRAHTRLVDAELVDGTTVTARLGMVSDDAVDLVVRERNDWTVRRIPLADIVKAVVQVEFSPPKPRELELAGAAGTEAEA; this is encoded by the coding sequence GTGGCTGGCCGTTCTACGGGGCTACCAACCCAGAAGCAGGTGATCGAGCTACTCGATGGTGAGTTCGTGCGCGCCGGATACGAAATCGAAGACGTCGTAATCGACACCCGCCCGCAGCCGCCGCGCATCACCGTCATCGCCGACGGCGACAAGCCGCTGGACTTGGACACCGTCGCCGCGCTGTCCCGCTCGGCCTCGGCACTGCTGGACGACCTGATCAGCGGCGAGGACGCCTACGTCCTCGAAGTCACCTCGCCCGGTGTGGACCGGCCGTTGACCGCGGAAAAGCATTTTCGTCGTGCGCACACCCGCTTGGTCGACGCCGAACTGGTCGACGGAACCACTGTCACCGCCCGGTTGGGCATGGTGTCCGACGACGCCGTCGACTTGGTGGTGCGCGAGCGCAACGATTGGACGGTGCGCCGAATTCCGCTGGCCGACATTGTCAAAGCTGTTGTCCAGGTTGAGTTTTCACCACCAAAGCCACGCGAGCTCGAACTTGCGGGAGCAGCCGGAACGGAGGCCGAAGCATGA
- the nusA gene encoding transcription termination factor NusA: MNIDMTALHAIEIDRGISVDELLDTIKTALLTAYRHTEGHQPDARIEIDRKSGAVQVIARETDEDGNLISEWDDTPEGFGRVAATTARQVMLQRFRDAENERSYGEFSAREGDIVAGVIQRDARANARGLVVVRLGSETKGAEGVIPAAEQVPGETYEHGDRLRCYVVGVSRGAREPLITLSRTHPNLVRKLFSLEVPEIADNSVEIVAVAREAGHRSKIAVNSKIPGLNAKGACIGPMGQRVRNVMSELSGEKIDIIDFDEDPARFVANALSPAKVVSVSVIDANTRAARVVVPDFQLSLAIGKEGQNARLAARLTGWRIDIRSDAAAPEADPHRGASHDVEQ, translated from the coding sequence ATGAACATCGACATGACCGCCCTGCATGCGATCGAGATCGATCGCGGTATCTCGGTCGACGAGCTGCTCGACACCATCAAGACGGCGTTGCTGACCGCCTACCGGCACACCGAGGGGCATCAGCCCGACGCGCGCATCGAGATCGACCGCAAAAGCGGTGCGGTGCAGGTGATTGCGCGCGAGACCGACGAAGACGGCAACCTGATCAGCGAATGGGACGACACGCCAGAGGGATTCGGCAGGGTGGCGGCGACGACGGCCCGTCAGGTCATGCTGCAGCGATTCCGTGACGCCGAGAACGAGCGCAGCTACGGGGAGTTCTCCGCCCGGGAAGGCGACATCGTCGCCGGTGTCATCCAGCGCGACGCCCGCGCCAATGCGCGCGGCCTGGTCGTCGTGCGGCTGGGCAGTGAAACCAAGGGCGCCGAAGGTGTCATCCCGGCCGCCGAGCAGGTGCCCGGAGAAACCTACGAGCACGGCGACCGGTTGCGCTGCTACGTCGTCGGAGTCAGCCGCGGTGCGCGCGAACCGCTGATCACGCTGTCGCGCACCCACCCGAACCTGGTTCGCAAGCTGTTCTCGCTGGAGGTGCCCGAGATCGCCGACAACTCGGTCGAGATCGTCGCGGTGGCTCGAGAGGCCGGACATCGGTCCAAGATCGCGGTCAACTCGAAGATTCCGGGGCTCAACGCGAAGGGCGCCTGTATCGGCCCGATGGGTCAGCGGGTGCGAAACGTGATGAGCGAACTGTCCGGCGAGAAGATCGACATCATCGACTTCGACGAGGACCCGGCGCGGTTCGTCGCCAACGCGCTGTCGCCGGCCAAGGTCGTCTCCGTCTCCGTCATCGATGCGAACACCCGCGCGGCGCGGGTGGTGGTGCCCGACTTCCAGCTGTCGCTGGCGATCGGCAAGGAAGGGCAGAACGCCCGACTGGCCGCCCGCCTGACCGGGTGGCGCATCGATATCCGCAGCGACGCCGCAGCGCCGGAAGCCGACCCGCACCGTGGCGCGTCGCATGACGTGGAGCAGTGA
- a CDS encoding NAD(P)-binding protein, with amino-acid sequence MAELGAAQSVDVLVVGAGPTGLTAADACVAAGSSVAVVERTGFVGGLARPATVAGHDVDLGGHRLLSATPEQRRVWLDFADRLGGIPMSDIDRHSGILREGYVVSYPFDWRQFRHSAPLSVRARGAASLIAWKLTAPTGRTDDTLDDWVKNRYGPYLSEKFMAPHARKVFGIDPKNIPAAWASQRILSPRLASVLATALPRLRESTRPDEPTDRFIYPHGGAGVLWSRLAASLGRKVDWLFDSTVAAITRSSGGRFTVTMSGHGGEHVVSCGRIIWTGRPDDLATSLGLTELSAAIARASGRRDLVVGVVRLPDAPPTWHGYQWLYTHDAGVRAHRFNNYGEWKTLNCPSGVIGLEYAVPSGEAFDVASTASKDMSILLNGGSFEFLGSEMTADAYSNFDAAAHLFDELDTALRRFGAGIIATGRQGAGIYINLDQARELGTRVGALPADLAGVVGRDEYSRYQEKAG; translated from the coding sequence TTGGCAGAACTCGGGGCTGCGCAGTCCGTCGACGTGCTCGTGGTCGGAGCGGGTCCGACCGGGCTGACGGCGGCCGATGCGTGTGTCGCCGCCGGGTCTTCGGTGGCCGTCGTGGAGCGCACCGGCTTTGTGGGCGGGTTGGCGCGTCCGGCAACGGTGGCCGGCCATGACGTCGACCTCGGCGGTCACCGGCTGCTGTCCGCGACGCCGGAGCAGCGCCGGGTGTGGCTGGACTTCGCCGACCGGCTCGGCGGTATCCCGATGTCGGACATCGACCGGCACAGCGGAATTCTGCGGGAAGGTTACGTGGTCAGCTATCCGTTCGACTGGCGGCAGTTTCGCCATTCGGCGCCGCTGTCAGTCCGTGCCCGCGGCGCAGCTTCGCTCATCGCCTGGAAGCTGACGGCGCCGACCGGCCGCACCGACGACACCCTCGATGACTGGGTCAAAAACCGGTACGGGCCGTACCTGTCGGAGAAGTTCATGGCCCCGCACGCGCGGAAGGTGTTCGGTATCGACCCGAAGAACATTCCGGCGGCGTGGGCGTCGCAGCGGATCCTCTCGCCGCGACTTGCCTCGGTACTGGCCACCGCGTTGCCGCGGCTGCGGGAATCGACGCGTCCCGACGAGCCGACCGACAGGTTCATCTACCCGCACGGCGGGGCGGGGGTCCTGTGGTCGCGCCTGGCCGCATCGTTGGGACGAAAAGTCGACTGGCTGTTCGACTCCACCGTGGCCGCTATCACGAGGTCCAGTGGCGGACGATTCACCGTCACCATGTCGGGCCACGGCGGAGAGCACGTCGTGTCCTGCGGGCGGATCATCTGGACCGGGCGACCCGATGACCTTGCCACGAGCCTGGGGCTGACCGAGCTGTCCGCCGCCATCGCGCGGGCCTCCGGACGGCGCGACCTCGTCGTCGGCGTGGTGCGACTGCCCGACGCGCCGCCGACCTGGCATGGCTACCAGTGGCTGTACACCCACGACGCCGGCGTGCGGGCGCACCGGTTCAACAACTACGGCGAGTGGAAGACACTGAATTGTCCGTCCGGCGTCATCGGCCTGGAGTACGCCGTGCCGTCCGGTGAGGCGTTCGACGTTGCATCCACTGCTTCGAAGGACATGTCCATCCTGCTCAACGGGGGTTCCTTCGAGTTCCTGGGATCCGAGATGACCGCCGACGCCTATTCCAACTTCGACGCCGCCGCGCACCTGTTCGACGAGCTCGACACGGCACTTCGGCGGTTCGGCGCCGGGATCATCGCCACGGGACGTCAGGGCGCCGGGATCTACATCAACCTCGACCAGGCCAGGGAGCTGGGAACGCGGGTGGGCGCACTGCCCGCCGACCTCGCGGGCGTGGTCGGGCGGGACGAATATTCGCGGTATCAGGAGAAAGCGGGCTGA
- a CDS encoding YlxR family protein gives MTVDYAVIQRETPASERPHRRTEGPVRTCVGCRKRELAVDLLRVVAVSNGNGHCALTVDQAGNLPGRGAWLHPDDRCLQAAFRRRAFGRALRITGSPDTSAVVEYVERSTDQTSPAREQAAKNMSTP, from the coding sequence ATGACGGTAGACTATGCCGTGATCCAGCGCGAGACTCCGGCTTCCGAGAGACCGCATCGACGTACCGAAGGTCCGGTGCGGACATGTGTCGGGTGCCGGAAGCGAGAGTTGGCCGTCGATCTCCTCCGAGTGGTGGCTGTGTCGAACGGGAACGGCCATTGCGCCCTAACCGTTGATCAGGCAGGTAACCTCCCGGGGCGGGGTGCGTGGCTGCACCCCGATGACCGGTGCCTGCAGGCAGCGTTCCGACGGCGAGCTTTCGGGCGAGCGTTGCGCATCACCGGTTCACCGGATACATCCGCGGTGGTCGAGTACGTCGAGAGATCGACGGACCAGACCAGCCCGGCAAGAGAACAGGCAGCGAAGAACATGAGCACACCGTGA